Below is a window of Leucobacter sp. Psy1 DNA.
TCTGATGTGCTCGACCGATCGGCCGATGGTTGTTGCCGCCTGGAGGAGTTCGACGACTGCGTCGTCGGAGAGCTCTCCGACTGCCGACGCGATCGGGTCTTCGGTAGCGCCGTCGGTCACCCCGTCGAGCAGTTGGCGCATGTGCGCTACCTGCTCTGAGATGCCCGAGAGTGTGTCCATGTATCCAGTCTGTCGATCCTGACCGGCCGCGGCGCGGCGTGCGGGCATGAGGTGGATAACACGCCGGCGCTACTGGGAATGTGACGCCTGGGGACGACTTCGGCACCGTGCAGCTCGCCCTCGACCCTCACCCTCGCCCCTCGCCACTCGCCCTACCCCTTCGCACGCACCGGCTGTCGCAGCACGGTACGGAGCTTCTCGGGCGGCACGCGCCGAGCGTCGCTGAGATAGATCTCGTGGTGCTTTCCTCTGAGTTCGAGGCCGAGTCCAGGGATGAATTCGCGATGCATGCGTTCGAGCACGGGACCCTCTGCATCGAACGACCCCAGGTGCAGCGTCTGAACGCTGAGCCCTTCGGCGTAGGGTTCCAGTCGCACATCTGGGAGTCGTTCGGGGTTACTCTTCGTCTCGACTGCGGCGATGGCTTCAGCGACGACGTCGGCGGCGATCCACTCGGGAACCATGATCATCGTCGTCCAGTCCCACCGCGACTTGTCACGGGCGCCCGTGAATGCCTCCATATCGTCCGCCCACCAGAGCCCTTCGAGCGGCGGCACGACGTAGTCGCGGCCGAGCTCGCGCTTGCTCGCGAACTTGATGGCTTAGGCCACCGGATACAGCGCTTCGAGCGCGGCGGAGTAGGACGGGTCGGTGTTCGGGTCGCCGTGTCCATCGATCATGAGGTACTGCATACGCGGCACTTCGACCAACCGATACTCACCGACCTTCGCCCGGTAGAGGTCGAGTGACTTCTTGAAATCGATCTTGCCGGTCATCGGTGCGGTCCCCCAGTCCGATACGAGATCACCGCGGGCTCACGAGTCCGCGAATACACCCAGACGGTTGCCGCTCGGATCGGTGAACTCGAATCGCCGGCCTCCCGGAAAGTCGTAGGGACCCGCGACGATGGTGCCGCCTGCAGCGGTGACCGCGTCGACCGATGCATCCAGGTCGGTGGAGAACAGGAGGACCAGTGGGCCGTCCGCGTTCGGAGCCGCGAACGTGCTCA
It encodes the following:
- a CDS encoding VOC family protein, coding for MSHPTHHSISYIEFGVTDLAAARAFYESAFGWQFNDYGPEYAGIKSPSDDPGDSDGGEIGGLSTFAAPNADGPLVLLFSTDLDASVDAVTAAGGTIVAGPYDFPGGRRFEFTDPSGNRLGVFADS